From Drosophila virilis strain 15010-1051.87 chromosome X, Dvir_AGI_RSII-ME, whole genome shotgun sequence, the proteins below share one genomic window:
- the LOC6633798 gene encoding harpin HrpN produces the protein MFNKTFLVALMLCACFLGATFARPQLQGLPAGQLLGNPASLATGTLGSVGQTVGGAAGSLTGGLAGGGLGSSLGTSLGKGLGV, from the exons ATGTTCAACAAGACGTTCCTCGTGGCCCTCATGCTGTGCG CCTGCTTCCTTGGCGCCACCTTCGCACGCCCACAATTGCAAGGTTTACCTGCAGGTCAGCTACTCGGAAATCCTGCTTCCCTTGCTACTGGTACCCTTGGCTCCGTTGGACAAACGGTCGGGGGAGCCGCTGGTAGCCTCACTGGCGGCCTGGCTGGTGGCGGCCTAGGTTCTTCTCTGGGCACTTCATTGGGAAAAGGTCTGGGAGTCTGA
- the LOC138911301 gene encoding uncharacterized protein yields the protein MLNKWSLFILVVSLLAAYGMPQTTERAATTGTTRRELVKSFMIQVQGLIAKLMKELQQLNATNDGNISNSS from the exons ATGTTAAACAAATGGtcactttttattttagtgGTCAGCC TGTTGGCGGCGTACGGCATGCCTCAAACGACAGAaagggcagcaacaacaggcaCAACACGTCGCGAGCTGGTGAAAAGTTTTATGATCCAGGTGCAGGGACTAATAGCAAAGTTGATGAAGGAGTTGCAGCAGCTAAATGCAACAAATGACGGCAACATCAGTAACAGCAGCTAA
- the LOC6633799 gene encoding uncharacterized protein, which produces MNPPRARQLNMRQRRPQPELHWGPNEEQQHEYDRFIPPLVAARLQHENPVDVARFVQNLRIILQRQRVHFDMGEGDGVHVWSWRLPPRPIDQDGGGDDIRPRRRPQPQMLPAAAVRLPEVRY; this is translated from the coding sequence ATGAACCCTCCCCGGGCCAGACAGTTGAACATGCGCCAGCGTCGGCCCCAGCCAGAGCTGCATTGGGGGCCCaacgaggagcagcagcacgaATACGATAGATTCATACCACCGCTTGTGGCCGCTCGCTTGCAACACGAGAATCCGGTGGATGTAGCCAGGTTTGTCCAAAACCTGAGGATAATACTGCAGCGCCAACGCGTTCACTTCGACATGGGCGAGGGCGATGGGGTGCATGTGTGGAGCTGGCGCCTGCCACCCCGACCCATCGATCAGGATGGCGGTGGCGATGATATACGGCCGCGTCGACGGCCTCAGCCCCAAATGCTACCGGCAGCTGCTGTCCGGCTACCCGAGGTCCGATACTAA
- the LOC6633801 gene encoding uncharacterized protein, with the protein MLLKDQPSFKEVAKVFIVGLALRSYVADGDGQQRRTCFGHELSRRICMAANRQRVNNRHRLLKFMSPERLKDYDMRNKQRAIQQQRELSHRAQEFAANTNLNSKL; encoded by the exons ATGTTGCTTAAGGATCAGCCATCGTTTAAGGAAGTGGCCAAGGTATTCATTGTTG GCTTGGCACTGCGCTCCTACGTAGCCGATGGCGATGGACAGCAACGTCGGACGTGCTTTGGGCACGAGCTGTCGCGTCGCATTTGCATGGCCGCCAATCGGCAGCGGGTCAACAATCGCCATCGCCTCCTCAAGTTCATGTCCCCGGAGCGTCTCAAGGATTATGATATGAGGAATAAGCAGCGTGCCATACAGCAACAGAGGGAGCTTAGCCACAGGGCTCAGGAGTTTGCGGCCAATACAAATCTGAATTCCAAGTTATAA
- the LOC6633802 gene encoding uncharacterized protein, protein MRQNGPNQAPRRKLIPNLFSSILNVVAESDRPLTQHEIVEAVSERLDRSDEELKRQITVNLHDALIYGYLRVRNYRYSIVQSRLDPNEPREQSLNVSSCNASPEQVNRSREEARVKEPGSEQPKAEKGSAP, encoded by the coding sequence ATGAGACAAAATGGTCCAAATCAAGCGCCGCGACGTAAACTTATACCAAATCTATTCAGTAGCATACTGAATGTGGTCGCCGAATCGGATCGTCCGCTGACGCAGCACGAGATTGTAGAGGCCGTATCGGAACGTTTGGATCGTTCCGATGAGGAGCTGAAGCGTCAAATAACCGTCAATTTGCACGATGCCCTCATCTATGGATATCTGCGGGTTAGGAACTATCGCTACTCCATTGTGCAAAGTCGCTTAGATCCAAATGAGCCGCGGGAGCAAAGCCTAAACGTTTCCAGTTGCAATGCTTCCCCTGAACAGGTCAACAGAAGCCGCGAGGAGGCCCGCGTAAAAGAACCTGGAAGTGAGCAGCCAAAAGCAGAGAAAGGAAGTGCACCATGA